CGGTATAGGCCGCCGCGTGGACGATGAGCGCCGGCTGGTAGGTCGCCAAGGCGCGGCGCAAGGAGAGCGGCTCCGTCAGGTCCATCTCGGCCCTGGGCGGAGCGATCAGGTCCGGCAGCAGCCCACGCAACTCGGTCCCGAGACGGCCGCTGCCCCCCGTCAGAAGCACGCGGGCTGGGGGGGTGGGTTCGCTCATCTCAACCACAGCGACATTGTCTTATCATACCTCGTCCTATCATATCTCGCCCTCACGGGTCGGGAGACGCCAGAGCGACCCGCACGGCGCGTTAAGATGGGGCGAAAGGACCAGCTATGCTCGAACCGTCTGATCCCTCAGAGACCACCTACTCCGGCTTTATCGCCATCCTCGGCAAGCCCAACGTCGGCAAGTCGACGCTGCTCAACACCCTCTTGGGCGTCAAGGTGGCGCCCATTACTCCCAAGCCGCAGACCACCCGGCGCGGCGTGCGCGGCATCTATACCGAGGATTCGCGGCAGCTCGTCTTCGTGGACACGCCGGGCCTGCACCAGGCCAAGGACGCCCTCGGCTCCTTTATGAACCGCGAGGTCAGAGATGCGATCGTGGACGTCAGCGCCATCCTCTGGGTGGTGGACCTGCGCAAGCCGCCCGGCGACGAGGACAAGGCGGTGGCCCGGCTCCTCCAGGGGCTCGGCGAACAGGTGCCCATCTACCTCATCGGCAACAAGCTGGACGCCGCCAAGTACCCGGACGAGGCCCTGCGGCTCTATCAGGAGCTCTCGCCGGACGTAAGAGAGGTGCGCAGCCTGAGCGCGCTGAACGACCCCAAGCGCGTCTATGAGCTGCGCGACGAGCTGCTGGTGCTCCTGCCCGAGAGCCCCTTCTTCTTCCCCACCAACATCCGCAGCGATCAGCCGCGCGAGGTCTGGGCCGCCGAGCTGATCCGCGAGAGCGCCATGATCCACCTGCGCCAGGAACTGCCCTACAGCGTGGCTGTGCAGGTCCTCAGCTGGGACGACCCGCGCGAGCGCGACGAGACGAGTGAGGAGCCCATCTACATCCAAGCGGAGATCTGGGTGGGGCGCATGAACCACCGCGGCATGGTGCTCGGCAAGGGCGGCAGCATGATCAGGGAGATCGGCAGGACGGCCAGAAAGCAGCTCGAGGTCTTCTTATCCGCGCGGGTGTTCTTAGACCTCGAGGTGGTGGTGCGCCCCAACTGGCGCGAG
The sequence above is a segment of the Deinococcota bacterium genome. Coding sequences within it:
- the era gene encoding GTPase Era; protein product: MLEPSDPSETTYSGFIAILGKPNVGKSTLLNTLLGVKVAPITPKPQTTRRGVRGIYTEDSRQLVFVDTPGLHQAKDALGSFMNREVRDAIVDVSAILWVVDLRKPPGDEDKAVARLLQGLGEQVPIYLIGNKLDAAKYPDEALRLYQELSPDVREVRSLSALNDPKRVYELRDELLVLLPESPFFFPTNIRSDQPREVWAAELIRESAMIHLRQELPYSVAVQVLSWDDPRERDETSEEPIYIQAEIWVGRMNHRGMVLGKGGSMIREIGRTARKQLEVFLSARVFLDLEVVVRPNWREDSESLRELGYES